In Phalacrocorax aristotelis chromosome 6, bGulAri2.1, whole genome shotgun sequence, one DNA window encodes the following:
- the NEXN gene encoding nexilin isoform X16 — protein sequence MESCSAGAAAAAKGRSAAASPPAGTAPSRSGGAASQKLKAILNIPGAEHNTVAMNDIAQKTEMKELLGSDEDDDAKSSKIEKGYVPKLIGTVKGKFAEMEKQRQEEERKRMEEERKRRIEQDMIEKRKIQRELAKKAQEEGDDSLLVTVVPVKPTKTPGKMKINFENTGKERAEQRERQDEEMKLKYEEQKQFLKETKCLSFVMGKSEDNETQEPLSPGKLKVTFEELERQRQANQRRQAEEEARQRLEEEKRAFEEARQQMMNEDGDEESENSVKEFRPGKLRLSFEEIERQRREEEKRKAEEDARRRIEEEKRAFAEARKNMVLDDESPEMFKTVSQESLVPGKLEINFEELLRQKMEEEKRRTEEERRQKLEMEKQEFQQLRQEMGELEEESETFELSKEYEELIKLKRSGSIQAKNLKSKFEKIGQLSQEEIQKKIEEERAKRRAMDEEIREREAEKFQEDDEVDVRPAKKSEAPFTHKVNMKARFEQMARAREEEEQRRIEEQKLLRMQFEQKEIDAALQKKREEEEEEEGSIINGSTCEDEEDQARSGAPWFKKSLKNTSVVDGEPVRFTVKITGEPKPEVTWWFEGEMLQDSEDYQYIERGETYCLYLPETFPEDEGEYMCKAVNTRGTSASTCILTIETDDY from the exons ATGGAAAGTTGCAGCGCCGGAGCGGCGGCCGCAGCCAAGGGGCGCTCCGCAgccgccagcccgcccgccGGGACCGCGCCGAGCCGCAGCGGCGGGGCAGCCTCGCAG AAACTGAAAGCAATCTTAAACATACCAGGTGCAGAGCACAATACAGTAGCCATGAATGACATTGCACAGAAGACTGAG ATGAAAGAACTGCTTGGATCCGATGAAGATGATGACGCAAAATCATCTAAAATAGAAAAAGGTTATGTTCCAAAGCTAATAG GAACAGTTAAAGGCAAGTTTGCAGAAATGGAGAAGCAAAggcaagaagaagaaagaaaaagaatggaagaagaaagaaagcgCAGAATTGAACAAGATATgattgagaaaagaaaaattcaaagagAATTAGCAAAAAAAGCACAGGAG GAAGGGGATGATTCACTGCTAGTTACAGTAGTGCCTgtaaaacccaccaaaacacctgggaagatgaaaataaactttgagaacacaggaaaggagagagCAGAACAAAGAGAGAGACAGGATGAAGAAATGAAGCTAAAATATGAGGAACAGAAACAATTCCTTAAGGAAACCAAGTGCCTTTCATTTGTCATG GGTAAAAGTGAAGATAATGAAACACAAGAGCCTCTGTCTCCTGGTAAGCTGAAAGTAACATTTGAAGAACTTGAAAGACAAAGACAGGCAAATCAAAGGCGGCAAGCGGAGGAAGAAGCAAGACAGCgtttagaagaggaaaaacgTGCCTTTGAAGAAGCTAGACAGCAAATG ATGAATGAAGATGGCGATGAGGAATCTGAAAATTCTGTTAAAGAATTCCGTCCTGGTAAACTCAGACTCAGTTTTGAGGAGATAGAAagacagaggagagaagaggaaaagaggaaagcagaagaagaTGCAAGACGACGCAtagaagaggagaagagagcaTTTGCTGAAGCAAGGAAGAACATG GTGCTGGATGATGAATCAccagaaatgtttaaaacagtCTCTCAAGAATCTCTCGTACCTGGTAAACTGGAAATTAACTTTGAGGAGTTGCTGAGacaaaaaatggaagaagaaaagagacgCACAGAAGAAGAGCGTAGGCAAAAGttggaaatggaaaagcaagaaTTTCAACAGCTGAGACAAGAAATGGGAGAG CTGGAAGAAGAGTCTGAAACTTTTGAGCTAAGCAAAGAATATGAAGAATTAATAAAGCTAAAAAGAAGTGGTTCTATTCAGGCCAAGAACTTAAAAAGCAAGTTTGAAAAAATAGGACAATTGTctcaagaagaaatacagaagaagaTTGAAGAAGAACGAGCTAAGAGAAGAGCAATGGATGAAGAAATCAGAGaaagggaagctgaaaaatttCAAGAG GATGATGAGGTAGATGTGAGACCAGCCAAGAAGTCTGAGGCTCCATTTACTCACAAAGTAAACATGAAGGCCCGTTTTGAGCAAATGGCAAGAgccagggaagaagaggagcagaggagaattgaagaacagaaattactACGCATGCAGtttgaacaaaaagaaattgatGCGGCGTTACAGAAG aaaagggaagaggaagaagaagaggagggaagCATTATTAATGGTTCTACTTGTGAAGATGAGGAGGATCAAGCTCGATCTGGAGCTCCCTGGTTcaagaagtcactgaaaaacaCATCAGTGGTTGACGGCGAGCCAGTGAGATTTACAGTTAAAATTACCGGAGAACCAAAACCTGAAGTTACATGGTGGTTTGAGGGGGAAATGTTGCAGGACTCTGAGGACTATCAATATATTGAAAGAGGAGAAACCTACTGCCTTTACTTGCCAGAAACCTTCCCAGAAGATGAAGGGGAATATATGTGTAAAGCAGTCAACACCAGAGGCACATCTGCCAGCACCTGTATTCTCACCATTGAAA CTGATGACTACTAA
- the NEXN gene encoding nexilin isoform X17 yields MESCSAGAAAAAKGRSAAASPPAGTAPSRSGGAASQKLKAILNIPGAEHNTVAMNDIAQKTEILLSSSKPVQKSYVPKLHKGDVKDKFEAMQKAREERNQRRSRDEKQRRKEQYVREREWNRRKQEMKELLGSDEDDDAKSSKIEKGYVPKLIGTVKGKFAEMEKQRQEEERKRMEEERKRRIEQDMIEKRKIQRELAKKAQEGKSEDNETQEPLSPGKLKVTFEELERQRQANQRRQAEEEARQRLEEEKRAFEEARQQMMNEDGDEESENSVKEFRPGKLRLSFEEIERQRREEEKRKAEEDARRRIEEEKRAFAEARKNMQVLDDESPEMFKTVSQESLVPGKLEINFEELLRQKMEEEKRRTEEERRQKLEMEKQEFQQLRQEMGELEEESETFELSKEYEELIKLKRSGSIQAKNLKSKFEKIGQLSQEEIQKKIEEERAKRRAMDEEIREREAEKFQEDDEVDVRPAKKSEAPFTHKVNMKARFEQMARAREEEEQRRIEEQKLLRMQFEQKEIDAALQKKREEEEEEEGSIINGSTCEDEEDQARSGAPWFKKSLKNTSVVDGEPVRFTVKITGEPKPEVTWWFEGEMLQDSEDYQYIERGETYCLYLPETFPEDEGEYMCKAVNTRGTSASTCILTIETDDY; encoded by the exons ATGGAAAGTTGCAGCGCCGGAGCGGCGGCCGCAGCCAAGGGGCGCTCCGCAgccgccagcccgcccgccGGGACCGCGCCGAGCCGCAGCGGCGGGGCAGCCTCGCAG AAACTGAAAGCAATCTTAAACATACCAGGTGCAGAGCACAATACAGTAGCCATGAATGACATTGCACAGAAGACTGAG ATTCTGCTTTCTTCATCTAAACCCGTCCAAAAATCCTATGTGCCCAAGCTTCACAAGGGTGATGTAAAGGATAAATTTGAAGCTATGCAGAaagcaagggaagaaagaaatcaaaggaGATCTagagatgaaaagcaaagaagaaaagaacaatatgttagagagagagaatggaacaggagaaagcaggag ATGAAAGAACTGCTTGGATCCGATGAAGATGATGACGCAAAATCATCTAAAATAGAAAAAGGTTATGTTCCAAAGCTAATAG GAACAGTTAAAGGCAAGTTTGCAGAAATGGAGAAGCAAAggcaagaagaagaaagaaaaagaatggaagaagaaagaaagcgCAGAATTGAACAAGATATgattgagaaaagaaaaattcaaagagAATTAGCAAAAAAAGCACAGGAG GGTAAAAGTGAAGATAATGAAACACAAGAGCCTCTGTCTCCTGGTAAGCTGAAAGTAACATTTGAAGAACTTGAAAGACAAAGACAGGCAAATCAAAGGCGGCAAGCGGAGGAAGAAGCAAGACAGCgtttagaagaggaaaaacgTGCCTTTGAAGAAGCTAGACAGCAAATG ATGAATGAAGATGGCGATGAGGAATCTGAAAATTCTGTTAAAGAATTCCGTCCTGGTAAACTCAGACTCAGTTTTGAGGAGATAGAAagacagaggagagaagaggaaaagaggaaagcagaagaagaTGCAAGACGACGCAtagaagaggagaagagagcaTTTGCTGAAGCAAGGAAGAACATG CAGGTGCTGGATGATGAATCAccagaaatgtttaaaacagtCTCTCAAGAATCTCTCGTACCTGGTAAACTGGAAATTAACTTTGAGGAGTTGCTGAGacaaaaaatggaagaagaaaagagacgCACAGAAGAAGAGCGTAGGCAAAAGttggaaatggaaaagcaagaaTTTCAACAGCTGAGACAAGAAATGGGAGAG CTGGAAGAAGAGTCTGAAACTTTTGAGCTAAGCAAAGAATATGAAGAATTAATAAAGCTAAAAAGAAGTGGTTCTATTCAGGCCAAGAACTTAAAAAGCAAGTTTGAAAAAATAGGACAATTGTctcaagaagaaatacagaagaagaTTGAAGAAGAACGAGCTAAGAGAAGAGCAATGGATGAAGAAATCAGAGaaagggaagctgaaaaatttCAAGAG GATGATGAGGTAGATGTGAGACCAGCCAAGAAGTCTGAGGCTCCATTTACTCACAAAGTAAACATGAAGGCCCGTTTTGAGCAAATGGCAAGAgccagggaagaagaggagcagaggagaattgaagaacagaaattactACGCATGCAGtttgaacaaaaagaaattgatGCGGCGTTACAGAAG aaaagggaagaggaagaagaagaggagggaagCATTATTAATGGTTCTACTTGTGAAGATGAGGAGGATCAAGCTCGATCTGGAGCTCCCTGGTTcaagaagtcactgaaaaacaCATCAGTGGTTGACGGCGAGCCAGTGAGATTTACAGTTAAAATTACCGGAGAACCAAAACCTGAAGTTACATGGTGGTTTGAGGGGGAAATGTTGCAGGACTCTGAGGACTATCAATATATTGAAAGAGGAGAAACCTACTGCCTTTACTTGCCAGAAACCTTCCCAGAAGATGAAGGGGAATATATGTGTAAAGCAGTCAACACCAGAGGCACATCTGCCAGCACCTGTATTCTCACCATTGAAA CTGATGACTACTAA
- the NEXN gene encoding nexilin isoform X2, with protein MESCSAGAAAAAKGRSAAASPPAGTAPSRSGGAASQKLKAILNIPGAEHNTVAMNDIAQKTEILLSSSKPVQKSYVPKLHKGDVKDKFEAMQKAREERNQRRSRDEKQRRKEQYVREREWNRRKQEMKELLGSDEDDDAKSSKIEKGYVPKLIGTVKGKFAEMEKQRQEEERKRMEEERKRRIEQDMIEKRKIQRELAKKAQEIDDFNNTGTESAAEEGDDSLLVTVVPVKPTKTPGKMKINFENTGKERAEQRERQDEEMKLKYEEQKQFLKETKCLSFVMGKSEDNETQEPLSPGKLKVTFEELERQRQANQRRQAEEEARQRLEEEKRAFEEARQQMMNEDGDEESENSVKEFRPGKLRLSFEEIERQRREEEKRKAEEDARRRIEEEKRAFAEARKNMVLDDESPEMFKTVSQESLVPGKLEINFEELLRQKMEEEKRRTEEERRQKLEMEKQEFQQLRQEMGELEEESETFELSKEYEELIKLKRSGSIQAKNLKSKFEKIGQLSQEEIQKKIEEERAKRRAMDEEIREREAEKFQEDDEVDVRPAKKSEAPFTHKVNMKARFEQMARAREEEEQRRIEEQKLLRMQFEQKEIDAALQKKREEEEEEEGSIINGSTCEDEEDQARSGAPWFKKSLKNTSVVDGEPVRFTVKITGEPKPEVTWWFEGEMLQDSEDYQYIERGETYCLYLPETFPEDEGEYMCKAVNTRGTSASTCILTIETDDY; from the exons ATGGAAAGTTGCAGCGCCGGAGCGGCGGCCGCAGCCAAGGGGCGCTCCGCAgccgccagcccgcccgccGGGACCGCGCCGAGCCGCAGCGGCGGGGCAGCCTCGCAG AAACTGAAAGCAATCTTAAACATACCAGGTGCAGAGCACAATACAGTAGCCATGAATGACATTGCACAGAAGACTGAG ATTCTGCTTTCTTCATCTAAACCCGTCCAAAAATCCTATGTGCCCAAGCTTCACAAGGGTGATGTAAAGGATAAATTTGAAGCTATGCAGAaagcaagggaagaaagaaatcaaaggaGATCTagagatgaaaagcaaagaagaaaagaacaatatgttagagagagagaatggaacaggagaaagcaggag ATGAAAGAACTGCTTGGATCCGATGAAGATGATGACGCAAAATCATCTAAAATAGAAAAAGGTTATGTTCCAAAGCTAATAG GAACAGTTAAAGGCAAGTTTGCAGAAATGGAGAAGCAAAggcaagaagaagaaagaaaaagaatggaagaagaaagaaagcgCAGAATTGAACAAGATATgattgagaaaagaaaaattcaaagagAATTAGCAAAAAAAGCACAGGAG ATTGATGACTTTAACAATACGGGAACTGAATCAGCAGCAGAG GAAGGGGATGATTCACTGCTAGTTACAGTAGTGCCTgtaaaacccaccaaaacacctgggaagatgaaaataaactttgagaacacaggaaaggagagagCAGAACAAAGAGAGAGACAGGATGAAGAAATGAAGCTAAAATATGAGGAACAGAAACAATTCCTTAAGGAAACCAAGTGCCTTTCATTTGTCATG GGTAAAAGTGAAGATAATGAAACACAAGAGCCTCTGTCTCCTGGTAAGCTGAAAGTAACATTTGAAGAACTTGAAAGACAAAGACAGGCAAATCAAAGGCGGCAAGCGGAGGAAGAAGCAAGACAGCgtttagaagaggaaaaacgTGCCTTTGAAGAAGCTAGACAGCAAATG ATGAATGAAGATGGCGATGAGGAATCTGAAAATTCTGTTAAAGAATTCCGTCCTGGTAAACTCAGACTCAGTTTTGAGGAGATAGAAagacagaggagagaagaggaaaagaggaaagcagaagaagaTGCAAGACGACGCAtagaagaggagaagagagcaTTTGCTGAAGCAAGGAAGAACATG GTGCTGGATGATGAATCAccagaaatgtttaaaacagtCTCTCAAGAATCTCTCGTACCTGGTAAACTGGAAATTAACTTTGAGGAGTTGCTGAGacaaaaaatggaagaagaaaagagacgCACAGAAGAAGAGCGTAGGCAAAAGttggaaatggaaaagcaagaaTTTCAACAGCTGAGACAAGAAATGGGAGAG CTGGAAGAAGAGTCTGAAACTTTTGAGCTAAGCAAAGAATATGAAGAATTAATAAAGCTAAAAAGAAGTGGTTCTATTCAGGCCAAGAACTTAAAAAGCAAGTTTGAAAAAATAGGACAATTGTctcaagaagaaatacagaagaagaTTGAAGAAGAACGAGCTAAGAGAAGAGCAATGGATGAAGAAATCAGAGaaagggaagctgaaaaatttCAAGAG GATGATGAGGTAGATGTGAGACCAGCCAAGAAGTCTGAGGCTCCATTTACTCACAAAGTAAACATGAAGGCCCGTTTTGAGCAAATGGCAAGAgccagggaagaagaggagcagaggagaattgaagaacagaaattactACGCATGCAGtttgaacaaaaagaaattgatGCGGCGTTACAGAAG aaaagggaagaggaagaagaagaggagggaagCATTATTAATGGTTCTACTTGTGAAGATGAGGAGGATCAAGCTCGATCTGGAGCTCCCTGGTTcaagaagtcactgaaaaacaCATCAGTGGTTGACGGCGAGCCAGTGAGATTTACAGTTAAAATTACCGGAGAACCAAAACCTGAAGTTACATGGTGGTTTGAGGGGGAAATGTTGCAGGACTCTGAGGACTATCAATATATTGAAAGAGGAGAAACCTACTGCCTTTACTTGCCAGAAACCTTCCCAGAAGATGAAGGGGAATATATGTGTAAAGCAGTCAACACCAGAGGCACATCTGCCAGCACCTGTATTCTCACCATTGAAA CTGATGACTACTAA
- the NEXN gene encoding nexilin isoform X5 — translation MESCSAGAAAAAKGRSAAASPPAGTAPSRSGGAASQKLKAILNIPGAEHNTVAMNDIAQKTEILLSSSKPVQKSYVPKLHKGDVKDKFEAMQKAREERNQRRSRDEKQRRKEQYVREREWNRRKQEMKELLGSDEDDDAKSSKIEKGYVPKLIGTVKGKFAEMEKQRQEEERKRMEEERKRRIEQDMIEKRKIQRELAKKAQEEGDDSLLVTVVPVKPTKTPGKMKINFENTGKERAEQRERQDEEMKLKYEEQKQFLKETKCLSFVMGKSEDNETQEPLSPGKLKVTFEELERQRQANQRRQAEEEARQRLEEEKRAFEEARQQMMNEDGDEESENSVKEFRPGKLRLSFEEIERQRREEEKRKAEEDARRRIEEEKRAFAEARKNMVLDDESPEMFKTVSQESLVPGKLEINFEELLRQKMEEEKRRTEEERRQKLEMEKQEFQQLRQEMGELEEESETFELSKEYEELIKLKRSGSIQAKNLKSKFEKIGQLSQEEIQKKIEEERAKRRAMDEEIREREAEKFQEDDEVDVRPAKKSEAPFTHKVNMKARFEQMARAREEEEQRRIEEQKLLRMQFEQKEIDAALQKKREEEEEEEGSIINGSTCEDEEDQARSGAPWFKKSLKNTSVVDGEPVRFTVKITGEPKPEVTWWFEGEMLQDSEDYQYIERGETYCLYLPETFPEDEGEYMCKAVNTRGTSASTCILTIETDDY, via the exons ATGGAAAGTTGCAGCGCCGGAGCGGCGGCCGCAGCCAAGGGGCGCTCCGCAgccgccagcccgcccgccGGGACCGCGCCGAGCCGCAGCGGCGGGGCAGCCTCGCAG AAACTGAAAGCAATCTTAAACATACCAGGTGCAGAGCACAATACAGTAGCCATGAATGACATTGCACAGAAGACTGAG ATTCTGCTTTCTTCATCTAAACCCGTCCAAAAATCCTATGTGCCCAAGCTTCACAAGGGTGATGTAAAGGATAAATTTGAAGCTATGCAGAaagcaagggaagaaagaaatcaaaggaGATCTagagatgaaaagcaaagaagaaaagaacaatatgttagagagagagaatggaacaggagaaagcaggag ATGAAAGAACTGCTTGGATCCGATGAAGATGATGACGCAAAATCATCTAAAATAGAAAAAGGTTATGTTCCAAAGCTAATAG GAACAGTTAAAGGCAAGTTTGCAGAAATGGAGAAGCAAAggcaagaagaagaaagaaaaagaatggaagaagaaagaaagcgCAGAATTGAACAAGATATgattgagaaaagaaaaattcaaagagAATTAGCAAAAAAAGCACAGGAG GAAGGGGATGATTCACTGCTAGTTACAGTAGTGCCTgtaaaacccaccaaaacacctgggaagatgaaaataaactttgagaacacaggaaaggagagagCAGAACAAAGAGAGAGACAGGATGAAGAAATGAAGCTAAAATATGAGGAACAGAAACAATTCCTTAAGGAAACCAAGTGCCTTTCATTTGTCATG GGTAAAAGTGAAGATAATGAAACACAAGAGCCTCTGTCTCCTGGTAAGCTGAAAGTAACATTTGAAGAACTTGAAAGACAAAGACAGGCAAATCAAAGGCGGCAAGCGGAGGAAGAAGCAAGACAGCgtttagaagaggaaaaacgTGCCTTTGAAGAAGCTAGACAGCAAATG ATGAATGAAGATGGCGATGAGGAATCTGAAAATTCTGTTAAAGAATTCCGTCCTGGTAAACTCAGACTCAGTTTTGAGGAGATAGAAagacagaggagagaagaggaaaagaggaaagcagaagaagaTGCAAGACGACGCAtagaagaggagaagagagcaTTTGCTGAAGCAAGGAAGAACATG GTGCTGGATGATGAATCAccagaaatgtttaaaacagtCTCTCAAGAATCTCTCGTACCTGGTAAACTGGAAATTAACTTTGAGGAGTTGCTGAGacaaaaaatggaagaagaaaagagacgCACAGAAGAAGAGCGTAGGCAAAAGttggaaatggaaaagcaagaaTTTCAACAGCTGAGACAAGAAATGGGAGAG CTGGAAGAAGAGTCTGAAACTTTTGAGCTAAGCAAAGAATATGAAGAATTAATAAAGCTAAAAAGAAGTGGTTCTATTCAGGCCAAGAACTTAAAAAGCAAGTTTGAAAAAATAGGACAATTGTctcaagaagaaatacagaagaagaTTGAAGAAGAACGAGCTAAGAGAAGAGCAATGGATGAAGAAATCAGAGaaagggaagctgaaaaatttCAAGAG GATGATGAGGTAGATGTGAGACCAGCCAAGAAGTCTGAGGCTCCATTTACTCACAAAGTAAACATGAAGGCCCGTTTTGAGCAAATGGCAAGAgccagggaagaagaggagcagaggagaattgaagaacagaaattactACGCATGCAGtttgaacaaaaagaaattgatGCGGCGTTACAGAAG aaaagggaagaggaagaagaagaggagggaagCATTATTAATGGTTCTACTTGTGAAGATGAGGAGGATCAAGCTCGATCTGGAGCTCCCTGGTTcaagaagtcactgaaaaacaCATCAGTGGTTGACGGCGAGCCAGTGAGATTTACAGTTAAAATTACCGGAGAACCAAAACCTGAAGTTACATGGTGGTTTGAGGGGGAAATGTTGCAGGACTCTGAGGACTATCAATATATTGAAAGAGGAGAAACCTACTGCCTTTACTTGCCAGAAACCTTCCCAGAAGATGAAGGGGAATATATGTGTAAAGCAGTCAACACCAGAGGCACATCTGCCAGCACCTGTATTCTCACCATTGAAA CTGATGACTACTAA
- the NEXN gene encoding nexilin isoform X26, producing MESCSAGAAAAAKGRSAAASPPAGTAPSRSGGAASQKLKAILNIPGAEHNTVAMNDIAQKTEMKELLGSDEDDDAKSSKIEKGYVPKLIGTVKGKFAEMEKQRQEEERKRMEEERKRRIEQDMIEKRKIQRELAKKAQEGKSEDNETQEPLSPGKLKVTFEELERQRQANQRRQAEEEARQRLEEEKRAFEEARQQMMNEDGDEESENSVKEFRPGKLRLSFEEIERQRREEEKRKAEEDARRRIEEEKRAFAEARKNMVLDDESPEMFKTVSQESLVPGKLEINFEELLRQKMEEEKRRTEEERRQKLEMEKQEFQQLRQEMGELEEESETFELSKEYEELIKLKRSGSIQAKNLKSKFEKIGQLSQEEIQKKIEEERAKRRAMDEEIREREAEKFQEDDEVDVRPAKKSEAPFTHKVNMKARFEQMARAREEEEQRRIEEQKLLRMQFEQKEIDAALQKKREEEEEEEGSIINGSTCEDEEDQARSGAPWFKKSLKNTSVVDGEPVRFTVKITGEPKPEVTWWFEGEMLQDSEDYQYIERGETYCLYLPETFPEDEGEYMCKAVNTRGTSASTCILTIETDDY from the exons ATGGAAAGTTGCAGCGCCGGAGCGGCGGCCGCAGCCAAGGGGCGCTCCGCAgccgccagcccgcccgccGGGACCGCGCCGAGCCGCAGCGGCGGGGCAGCCTCGCAG AAACTGAAAGCAATCTTAAACATACCAGGTGCAGAGCACAATACAGTAGCCATGAATGACATTGCACAGAAGACTGAG ATGAAAGAACTGCTTGGATCCGATGAAGATGATGACGCAAAATCATCTAAAATAGAAAAAGGTTATGTTCCAAAGCTAATAG GAACAGTTAAAGGCAAGTTTGCAGAAATGGAGAAGCAAAggcaagaagaagaaagaaaaagaatggaagaagaaagaaagcgCAGAATTGAACAAGATATgattgagaaaagaaaaattcaaagagAATTAGCAAAAAAAGCACAGGAG GGTAAAAGTGAAGATAATGAAACACAAGAGCCTCTGTCTCCTGGTAAGCTGAAAGTAACATTTGAAGAACTTGAAAGACAAAGACAGGCAAATCAAAGGCGGCAAGCGGAGGAAGAAGCAAGACAGCgtttagaagaggaaaaacgTGCCTTTGAAGAAGCTAGACAGCAAATG ATGAATGAAGATGGCGATGAGGAATCTGAAAATTCTGTTAAAGAATTCCGTCCTGGTAAACTCAGACTCAGTTTTGAGGAGATAGAAagacagaggagagaagaggaaaagaggaaagcagaagaagaTGCAAGACGACGCAtagaagaggagaagagagcaTTTGCTGAAGCAAGGAAGAACATG GTGCTGGATGATGAATCAccagaaatgtttaaaacagtCTCTCAAGAATCTCTCGTACCTGGTAAACTGGAAATTAACTTTGAGGAGTTGCTGAGacaaaaaatggaagaagaaaagagacgCACAGAAGAAGAGCGTAGGCAAAAGttggaaatggaaaagcaagaaTTTCAACAGCTGAGACAAGAAATGGGAGAG CTGGAAGAAGAGTCTGAAACTTTTGAGCTAAGCAAAGAATATGAAGAATTAATAAAGCTAAAAAGAAGTGGTTCTATTCAGGCCAAGAACTTAAAAAGCAAGTTTGAAAAAATAGGACAATTGTctcaagaagaaatacagaagaagaTTGAAGAAGAACGAGCTAAGAGAAGAGCAATGGATGAAGAAATCAGAGaaagggaagctgaaaaatttCAAGAG GATGATGAGGTAGATGTGAGACCAGCCAAGAAGTCTGAGGCTCCATTTACTCACAAAGTAAACATGAAGGCCCGTTTTGAGCAAATGGCAAGAgccagggaagaagaggagcagaggagaattgaagaacagaaattactACGCATGCAGtttgaacaaaaagaaattgatGCGGCGTTACAGAAG aaaagggaagaggaagaagaagaggagggaagCATTATTAATGGTTCTACTTGTGAAGATGAGGAGGATCAAGCTCGATCTGGAGCTCCCTGGTTcaagaagtcactgaaaaacaCATCAGTGGTTGACGGCGAGCCAGTGAGATTTACAGTTAAAATTACCGGAGAACCAAAACCTGAAGTTACATGGTGGTTTGAGGGGGAAATGTTGCAGGACTCTGAGGACTATCAATATATTGAAAGAGGAGAAACCTACTGCCTTTACTTGCCAGAAACCTTCCCAGAAGATGAAGGGGAATATATGTGTAAAGCAGTCAACACCAGAGGCACATCTGCCAGCACCTGTATTCTCACCATTGAAA CTGATGACTACTAA